A stretch of Myxococcus hansupus DNA encodes these proteins:
- a CDS encoding TetR/AcrR family transcriptional regulator, protein MQSRKHRSNDERSAATRHALVSASRALFVEKGYAQTSTPEVVAAAEVTRGALYHHFADKQALLRAVLEREFAELRQAIDASTPASLPPREALIAGSLAYLDAMAVPGRTRLLLVDGPAVFGHAEMMALDEASAAGSLREGLAALLGDGPLIAALASLLSAAFDRAALAISAGGDAKAYRAAMLALIERVTVGVGP, encoded by the coding sequence ATGCAATCCCGCAAGCATCGAAGCAACGATGAGCGCAGCGCCGCCACGCGGCACGCCCTGGTGAGCGCGAGCAGGGCGCTGTTCGTGGAGAAGGGGTACGCGCAGACGTCGACGCCGGAGGTGGTGGCGGCGGCCGAGGTGACGCGAGGCGCGCTCTACCACCACTTCGCGGACAAGCAGGCGCTGCTGCGGGCGGTGCTCGAACGGGAGTTCGCGGAGCTGCGCCAGGCCATCGACGCGTCAACGCCTGCCTCCTTGCCCCCCAGGGAGGCGCTCATCGCGGGGAGCCTCGCGTACCTGGACGCGATGGCCGTCCCAGGCAGGACGCGCCTGCTGCTCGTGGACGGGCCCGCGGTGTTTGGCCACGCGGAGATGATGGCCTTGGATGAGGCCTCCGCCGCGGGCTCACTGCGGGAGGGGCTGGCCGCGCTCCTGGGCGACGGGCCGTTGATTGCCGCGCTCGCCAGTCTCTTGTCGGCCGCGTTCGACCGCGCGGCCCTGGCCATCAGCGCGGGCGGCGACGCGAAGGCCTACCGCGCGGCCATGCTCGCGCTCATCGAGCGCGTCACCGTGGGCGTCGGTCCTTGA